In Bufo gargarizans isolate SCDJY-AF-19 chromosome 5, ASM1485885v1, whole genome shotgun sequence, the following are encoded in one genomic region:
- the EEF1E1 gene encoding eukaryotic translation elongation factor 1 epsilon-1: MAVEELTALEKCLGLRAGKYSSRAQGGSQVPVLQTNKGPSLTGLATIASHLVTQAKKEELLGVSVEEKATVQQWLEYRTTRIDRLTSKEDGRTALKDLNSYLEDKVYMAGNKITLADILIYYGLHPIIADLSIQEKESYINVSRWFSHIQHYPGVRQHLPSLVFIKNRIYTNAH; encoded by the exons ATGGCCGTGGAGGAGCTGACCGCGCTGGAGAAATGTCTAGGGCTTAGGGCAGGAAAGTACAGCAGCCGTGCCCAGGGGGGCAGCCAG GTTCCTGTGCTTCAGACCAATAAAGGCCCCAGCCTAACCGGCCTTGCCACCATTGCTTCTCATTTAGTTACACAAGCCAAGAAAGAGGAACTATTGGGAGTTTCTGTCGAAGAGAAGGCAACTGTACAGCAATGGCTAGAATACCGAACAACGCGTATAGACAGATTAACCTCCAAGGAAGATGGCAGAACTGCACTGAAG gaTCTGAATTCCTATTTGGAGGATAAAGTATACATGGCAGGAAATAAAATCACTTTGgctgatatcttaatttattacGGGTTGCATCCGATCATA GCTGACCTTTCCATTCAGGAAAAAGAGAGTTACATCAATGTGTCTCGGTGGTTTAGTCATATACAGCATTACCCTGGTGTTCGTCAGCATCTCCCAAGCCTGGTCTTCATTAAGAACAGAATCTATACCAATGCCCATTAA